The genomic window TATAAATACTACTGTTGCCTTAAAAACTTTATTATAAAACTTCTTATTATTAAACCTTGATTCTAATACCAAACTATCAACAATGAAATAAGCAGTTCCTACAATCCACGCAAAAACATACAAGAGTGGTTCAGTTATTTCTCCCCAAATTAATTGAAAAACAATCCATGGAACCAAGTAATAAGCTAATAATAAAAATAATTTTATAGCTAATGCATGATCTGTAATTGATCTAATAATCTTTTCTGCAATTACTGATAATGGGATACCCAATACAAAAACACCTATAGTTATAAAAAAAGTATAAGCAAGGGAAATTCCAGCAATATTAGAGGGTTCATATCTGGAAGACGAAGGATCCCCACTCAAATTTAGAGGTAATAAAAAGGACAGGACGATTGAACATATTGTTATAGATATTATACCTGCCTGTATTTTTCGTTTTATCATGATAACCTCCCTCTATAAATTAAGATTTTCTCCAATATACTCTTAAAATCTCAAAATTTCATGGGTCTTTGTTTTATTCTGGTTAGATTTCTTTCCCATAAATGTATTAAACTGGTAATATGGTGTCGATCCAAATAGAGGTCATGCCTTGTGATTTTTTCACATTATGATCGCACCTTGGATCTCCACGTGTCTCTGGGGGTTATCCTCCCATATCTCTCAGGGTCTTGGCCCGTACATTCCTTCGTTCAACCTAACCAGAGGTGGAGGCCTGTATAAGCTCCTTTGCAGGGTCTGTGCCCGAATGGTGAATATCAATCAACAGGCTGCTCCGTGCTTCGCTTTTCAAAGACCAGATTCAGTGAGACATAAGAGCATATTAGGTTTCTTACCCTTTAAGCCGCATCCTGTAATTGGTGTAGGCGGACATGGCCCAGGCATTGTTCGCCTTGATAGGGCACATGCTTTCGGCCTAGAGCAAATAAGACACGAATTAATTTGCAACACAGCGCAATTAACGATTGTTGTTTCTTCAGTGGATTTTCTCGCCGCGTGGTCATATACTCATGAAGACGTTTGAATTCAGGGTTCTTAGCTACAGTGGGCCGAATGGCAGCATACAATAGCGCTCTTAACTTTGGGCGACCTCGTTTGGTAATACGCGTCTGGCCCTTGTGTTTGCCGGAGGTATGCTCTCTCAGATTAAAGTCAGCCAGCTTCTGAATTTGCCGGGGATGGGTGTATTGGGATACATCCCCGACTTCAGCGAGAAAACCAGCCACAGTTATGAATGGGCAGGTCACGTACGCTTCTCAGGCGTTGATCATGCTTTTTCAACTCTTGAAAACCACAGTAAGGACAACGCTCAGGGGGATCCATTGTCTCCACCTGAATCACAACTTTATTTTCCGTGATTTCTTGTTTTAAAACC from Caldalkalibacillus thermarum includes these protein-coding regions:
- a CDS encoding transposase family protein — its product is MDPPERCPYCGFQELKKHDQRLRSVRDLPIHNCGWFSR